The Pseudomonas allokribbensis genome has a window encoding:
- a CDS encoding efflux RND transporter periplasmic adaptor subunit, which produces MRRFRGWVVGLTLVTCAVQAQTPAPDDPLQDSGGAANASASSEARGVLRARDQATLASELSGRIVELPFSEGESFKKGDTLARFDCSAYQAQLNAAQAASRGAGEELAHNRQLAALNSVGRFEVARAEAKVSETQAQSQVYQVQVKRCSVVAPFDGQVVERKVQRYESVSAGAPLLDVVDNRTLEIHLLVPSRWMARLKPGQTFSFVPDETGQPIDATVKRLGARIDEGSQTLLLVATLPEAKGLLAGMSGTARFPELK; this is translated from the coding sequence ATGCGGCGTTTTCGTGGTTGGGTTGTCGGATTGACCTTAGTAACGTGTGCAGTTCAGGCTCAAACGCCCGCGCCAGACGATCCGCTGCAGGATAGTGGCGGGGCGGCCAATGCGTCGGCCAGCAGCGAAGCACGGGGTGTTTTGCGGGCTCGGGATCAGGCGACGCTCGCCAGTGAGTTGTCCGGGCGGATTGTCGAGTTGCCGTTCAGCGAGGGCGAGTCGTTCAAGAAGGGCGATACCCTGGCGCGGTTCGACTGTTCGGCCTATCAGGCCCAGTTGAATGCCGCGCAAGCCGCCAGCCGTGGCGCCGGTGAAGAACTGGCGCACAACCGGCAACTGGCGGCGCTCAATTCCGTCGGGCGTTTCGAGGTGGCCCGGGCCGAGGCCAAGGTCAGCGAGACCCAGGCGCAATCTCAGGTTTATCAAGTCCAGGTCAAACGCTGCAGCGTGGTGGCGCCATTCGACGGGCAAGTGGTCGAGCGCAAGGTGCAACGCTACGAAAGCGTGTCGGCCGGAGCTCCGCTGCTCGATGTGGTCGACAACCGCACGCTGGAAATCCATCTGCTGGTGCCCTCGCGCTGGATGGCCAGGCTAAAGCCCGGCCAGACGTTCAGCTTCGTCCCCGATGAGACCGGCCAGCCAATCGACGCCACGGTCAAACGCCTTGGCGCGCGGATCGATGAAGGCAGTCAGACCCTGTTGCTGGTCGCCACACTTCCCGAAGCCAAAGGCCTGCTCGCCGGCATGAGCGGCACCGCGCGTTTTCCGGAGCTTAAGTGA
- a CDS encoding efflux RND transporter periplasmic adaptor subunit: protein MNAPVSGAAEQVFARFLDLERQTRAARDASQLAYSLVNDGQSLFGYRHAALLIAGKVQAVTGVSAVEPNAPFVAFVEQAVAQLFKQDVLKVARVIAPELVGESIQADWRSLSAAQVFWLPLIDREGEVFGGLWLARDVPWNPSEQVLLSQLGDTYSHAWLALQPRKPWRLRWTRKRQVALVAVLLLGLLIPVRQSVLAPAEVVPQGGRVVAAPVDGVIAEFLVKPNQTVKSGDLLLRFESTTLKAQADVAERALGVAEAELKANSQRSFADAESSSRVDLLAARVEQKRAERDYARELLNRSEVRAERDGIAVFADAERWTGKPVQTGERLMEIADPNQAELRIELAVGDAISLEPGADIALFLDSDPLQRHVARLERSAYEAQPTAGGQLAYRLDANFTGAPPRIGLRGTAKIFGDRAPLALYLLRRPLAGLRQSVGL from the coding sequence GTGAACGCCCCGGTGAGCGGAGCCGCCGAGCAGGTGTTCGCGCGGTTTCTCGATCTCGAACGGCAGACCCGCGCCGCCCGCGATGCGTCGCAACTGGCCTACAGCCTGGTCAATGACGGGCAGTCGCTGTTCGGTTATCGCCATGCGGCATTGCTGATCGCCGGCAAGGTACAGGCCGTGACCGGCGTCAGCGCGGTGGAGCCGAACGCGCCGTTCGTGGCGTTCGTCGAGCAGGCGGTGGCGCAGTTGTTCAAGCAGGATGTGTTGAAGGTTGCGCGGGTGATTGCGCCTGAGCTTGTGGGCGAATCGATCCAGGCCGACTGGCGCAGCCTGTCCGCCGCTCAGGTGTTCTGGCTGCCGTTGATCGACCGCGAGGGCGAGGTGTTCGGCGGTTTGTGGCTGGCCCGCGACGTGCCGTGGAACCCTTCCGAACAAGTGTTGCTGTCGCAACTGGGCGACACCTACAGCCACGCCTGGCTGGCGCTGCAACCGCGCAAGCCGTGGCGGCTGCGCTGGACCCGCAAACGCCAGGTGGCGCTGGTCGCGGTGTTGTTGCTTGGCTTGTTGATCCCGGTACGCCAGTCGGTGCTGGCCCCGGCCGAAGTGGTGCCACAGGGCGGTCGTGTGGTCGCGGCGCCGGTGGACGGGGTGATCGCCGAGTTTCTGGTCAAACCCAATCAAACCGTGAAAAGCGGCGATCTGTTGCTGCGCTTCGAAAGCACCACCCTCAAGGCCCAGGCCGATGTCGCGGAACGCGCGCTCGGGGTGGCCGAAGCCGAATTGAAAGCCAACTCCCAACGTTCGTTCGCCGACGCCGAATCCAGTTCACGGGTGGATCTGCTGGCCGCCCGCGTCGAACAGAAACGCGCCGAACGTGACTACGCCCGCGAACTGCTCAACCGCAGCGAAGTGCGTGCCGAGCGCGACGGTATTGCGGTGTTCGCCGACGCCGAGCGCTGGACCGGCAAACCGGTGCAGACCGGCGAGCGCTTGATGGAAATCGCCGACCCGAACCAGGCCGAACTGCGCATCGAACTGGCGGTAGGCGACGCGATTTCGCTGGAGCCGGGCGCCGACATTGCGCTGTTCCTCGACAGCGATCCGCTGCAACGCCATGTCGCCAGACTTGAGCGTTCGGCTTATGAGGCGCAGCCCACCGCCGGCGGCCAACTGGCCTATCGGCTGGATGCGAATTTCACCGGCGCACCACCGCGTATCGGCCTGCGCGGCACGGCAAAGATATTCGGCGACCGCGCGCCGCTGGCGCTGTATCTGCTGCGCCGCCCGCTGGCCGGTCTACGCCAGAGCGTAGGCCTGTAA
- a CDS encoding biotin/lipoyl-binding protein, giving the protein MNLPSLRADLQLSPAAPALDGSPRWTLADPVRGRYFKLGTAAMRLLRHWSLGDPEQVLRAANREPGLPLDGVELEQLLTFLRGHDLISALDDQQRASYQLKALAQRQSLWKILLHQYLFFRIPLWRPDAFLNRAWPWLERFGPRVLRFGLPATLALGVFLVSRDWQRFVGTFPHLFSLGGAISFGVALFFAKLCHEFGHAFMAKRAGCRVQSMGVAFMVLLPMFYTDVSDAWRVNDRRARLLIGAGGVMAELLLACIALLVWSLLPDGPARTAAFMLASATWITTLVVNLNPFMRFDGYFLLSDLWEVDNLQGRAFAFCRWRLREFLFGYGAPAPEPWSPAMQRRLLIWGYGSWLWRAALFFGIALAVYHLFFKVLGIFLMLVELVWFIFLPIMSEWRQWWSRREQAHGPRVLLSSLAVLGLLLVLIVPWRSAVELPTMLEGGRASALHAPVAARVKAVKVTDGQKIAQGDVLIELESPDLDSRQAIVRREIQIQQLLMRRQAGRSETAADAGIVEQRLAEAVAEYRGLSARRERLLLRAPHAGTVRDLLPNLTPGRWLSSKDALARVVEDGSRLRGYVAEAELWRVKPGATGRFIADDPMHPAITVKLDEIDTNGVAYVDQEALTSDHHGPIAVRRDQQQRAEPVQAQYGARLTTLDQPPTPVQPLRGVVVLQGSGESVLGVAWRRLAALGVRESGF; this is encoded by the coding sequence ATGAACCTGCCGAGCCTGCGTGCCGACCTGCAACTGTCGCCCGCGGCGCCGGCACTGGACGGCTCGCCGCGCTGGACCCTGGCCGACCCGGTGCGCGGGCGCTATTTCAAACTCGGCACCGCGGCGATGCGCCTGTTGCGTCACTGGTCGCTGGGCGATCCCGAGCAAGTGCTGCGCGCCGCCAACCGCGAACCCGGCTTGCCGCTGGACGGCGTCGAGCTGGAGCAATTGCTGACGTTTCTGCGCGGGCATGACCTGATCAGCGCCCTCGACGATCAGCAACGCGCCAGTTACCAGCTCAAGGCCCTCGCGCAACGCCAGAGCCTGTGGAAAATCCTGCTGCATCAATACCTGTTTTTCCGCATTCCACTGTGGCGACCGGATGCGTTTCTCAATCGGGCGTGGCCGTGGCTGGAGCGCTTCGGGCCAAGGGTGCTGCGCTTCGGCTTGCCGGCGACGCTGGCGCTCGGGGTGTTTCTGGTCTCGCGGGACTGGCAGCGATTTGTCGGCACCTTTCCGCACCTGTTCAGCCTCGGCGGGGCGATTTCATTCGGTGTGGCGCTGTTCTTCGCCAAGCTCTGCCATGAGTTCGGCCACGCGTTCATGGCCAAGCGCGCCGGGTGTCGGGTGCAGAGCATGGGCGTGGCGTTCATGGTCTTGCTGCCGATGTTCTACACCGACGTCAGCGATGCCTGGCGGGTCAATGACCGACGTGCGCGGCTGCTGATCGGCGCTGGCGGGGTGATGGCGGAATTGCTGCTGGCGTGCATCGCGTTGCTGGTCTGGTCACTACTGCCCGACGGCCCGGCGCGCACGGCGGCGTTCATGCTCGCCAGTGCAACCTGGATCACCACGCTGGTGGTCAATCTCAACCCGTTCATGCGCTTCGATGGCTACTTTCTGCTCAGCGATTTGTGGGAGGTCGACAACCTTCAGGGCCGGGCCTTTGCCTTTTGCCGCTGGCGTCTGCGTGAATTCTTGTTCGGCTATGGCGCACCGGCGCCGGAGCCTTGGTCGCCGGCGATGCAACGGCGTTTGCTGATCTGGGGGTATGGCTCATGGTTATGGCGTGCGGCGTTGTTTTTCGGGATCGCTCTGGCGGTCTATCACCTGTTCTTCAAGGTGTTGGGGATCTTCCTGATGCTGGTGGAACTGGTGTGGTTCATCTTTCTGCCGATCATGAGTGAGTGGCGCCAGTGGTGGAGCCGCCGCGAACAGGCTCATGGCCCCCGTGTGCTGCTCAGCAGCCTGGCGGTGCTGGGTCTGCTGCTGGTGCTGATCGTGCCGTGGCGCAGCGCGGTCGAACTGCCGACGATGCTTGAGGGCGGTCGAGCCAGTGCGTTGCACGCGCCGGTGGCGGCGCGGGTCAAAGCGGTGAAGGTCACGGACGGCCAGAAGATCGCTCAGGGCGACGTGCTGATCGAACTGGAGTCACCGGATCTTGATTCGCGGCAGGCCATCGTCCGCCGGGAAATCCAGATTCAACAGTTGCTGATGCGCCGTCAGGCCGGTCGCAGCGAAACGGCTGCCGACGCCGGCATCGTCGAGCAACGCCTCGCCGAAGCCGTGGCGGAATACCGTGGCCTGTCTGCCCGCCGAGAACGCCTGCTGCTGCGTGCGCCCCATGCCGGCACCGTGCGTGACTTGTTGCCGAACCTGACGCCGGGTCGCTGGCTGTCGAGCAAGGATGCGCTGGCGCGGGTGGTCGAGGACGGTTCACGCCTGCGTGGTTATGTCGCCGAAGCTGAACTGTGGCGGGTCAAACCGGGCGCAACCGGGCGCTTTATCGCCGATGATCCGATGCACCCGGCGATCACAGTGAAACTCGATGAAATCGATACCAATGGCGTGGCCTATGTCGATCAGGAAGCGCTGACGTCCGATCACCACGGGCCGATTGCCGTGCGCCGCGATCAACAGCAACGGGCGGAACCGGTGCAGGCGCAATATGGCGCGCGATTGACTACGCTGGATCAGCCACCGACGCCGGTGCAACCGTTGCGCGGCGTGGTGGTGCTGCAGGGCAGCGGCGAGTCGGTGCTCGGCGTGGCCTGGCGTCGGTTGGCGGCGCTGGGGGTCAGGGAAAGCGGTTTCTAG
- a CDS encoding GNAT family N-acetyltransferase: protein MADNAAVSADGLVVRPSRATDGPFLQSLYQSARPDLQWIDGEQEVVQHVVAQQFQVQEQGVGENHPNAMHYVVEKLGTAIGALSTDFGPNEIRVLYIAFIPQARGKGYGRAVLQGVQKAAQQVRCPVTTVVWANNPHARQHYLALGFAVEERNPAAERLVWYPQG from the coding sequence ATGGCGGACAACGCAGCAGTGTCGGCAGACGGATTGGTGGTGCGGCCTTCACGAGCCACCGACGGACCGTTTTTGCAAAGCCTCTATCAGTCGGCGCGCCCGGATCTGCAATGGATCGACGGCGAGCAGGAAGTGGTGCAGCACGTGGTCGCGCAGCAATTTCAGGTGCAGGAGCAGGGTGTGGGTGAAAACCATCCCAATGCCATGCACTACGTCGTGGAAAAGCTCGGCACGGCTATCGGCGCGTTGAGCACTGACTTCGGCCCCAACGAAATCCGCGTGTTGTACATCGCCTTCATCCCCCAGGCCCGGGGCAAGGGTTATGGCCGCGCGGTGTTGCAAGGCGTGCAAAAGGCCGCGCAGCAAGTTCGCTGCCCGGTGACGACGGTGGTCTGGGCCAACAATCCTCATGCGCGCCAGCATTACCTGGCGCTGGGGTTCGCGGTGGAAGAACGCAATCCGGCAGCGGAGCGGTTGGTGTGGTATCCACAGGGTTGA